A region of the Festucalex cinctus isolate MCC-2025b chromosome 8, RoL_Fcin_1.0, whole genome shotgun sequence genome:
GGAGGAGAACGGCGCCTGGGACAAGATGTACGAGTACACGGGACACGAGTCGTCAGGTGCGGGCCGCCCACTTCAAACAGCGttggagaccccccccccccccccccgatatatttattaatttgtttagttttttgtctttgtcatgCAGTGAACTCTGTGTGTTGGGGTCCGTACGAGTTTGGCCTGATTCTGGCGTGCGGCAGCTCCGACGGCGCCATCTCCCTGCTCGCCTTCACGGGAGAGCAGCAGTGGGACGTCAAGAAGATCAACAACGCGCACACGGTCAGTGGCGCCCGTTTACCCGACTTGCGCGCACATACGTGTGTTTTTAAAACTGCTTTGCTGTTTTAGATCATGCTTTGAATGATAATCACACTTTTATTTGGATCAATATTGTAATGAATCGGAATTATTTGTGAAATGAGGGagaacatttgcatttttattctaCTAAATCAAATGTAGCTTGAAAATTGAGAGCGAGCAAGCTGAACAAACGTGCTTCTTTTCCTTTTGAATTTCACGTGTTCAATGTGAAGACTTGGTGAGCCGTCGCCCCCTGGAGGTTGGCTGACTACCGGTTGAGAACAATGAAGATCGTTGATTCTTGGATCGGGACTTTATATTAGCAGCAGATACTCAAACTGAAGGGActcgcattattatttttttttatgttttgctaaggcggggttattatagttttggaatttttcatttgagttatttattttattttatttttttaatttagtgagttttaattagttttcagggtggttttgatagttattagtttagttatttaaaaaatgcttatttttagtttagctttagttagtttcaatattaattttagtttttttaatttatttttttaaattgtccttattccggttaatctcaaaataaaatcccatttaaaatcatccccaaaatgctgatgcattcaattaattaccaaaagacaaaaatgaacgacattttcacaaaacttatagttttcatttgttatgtaaacataaaatgtagttttagttagtttttttggttttattttattttggtaaagacattgtttttggaatttgagtTTATCTTTTGCATTAGTTTCAGTTGACTAACAAAAGCGTTCGCTGATTTTTCCCGGTCTTGTGCGCATCAGATCGGCTGCAACGCGGTGAGCTGGGCCCCCGCCGTGGTGCCGGGCAGCCTGATCGAGCAGCCGTCGGGACAGAAGCCAAACTACGTCAAACGTTTCGTGTCCGGCGGCTGCGACAACCTCGTCAAACTCTGGAAGTAAGTCGCCCtcgaatacaaaacaaaacaaaagaaaggctGATGTGGCGTTACCTTCTTTTGGCGCCGGTGACTTCCCGTCGGGCAGAGAGGAGGACGGCCAATGGAAGGAGGAGCAGAAACTGGAGGCGCACAGCGATTGGGTGAGAGACGTGGGCTGGGCGCCGTCCATCGGACTGCCCACCAGCACCATCGCCAGCTGCTCGCAGGTCAGATCGCACGCCGATGACGACGACGTCGTCGCCGACGGCTGGCTGGCAGTCGGATCCTCGTGTGCGCAACCTTTTTGTGACCTTTTCCCCCCAGGACGGCCGCGTGTACATCTGGACGTGCGACGACCCCGCCGGCAACGCCTGGACGGCCAAACTGCTGCACAAGTTCAACGACGTCGTCTGGCACGTCAGCTGGTCCATCACCGGCAACATCCTGGCCGTGTCCGGAGGAGACAACAAGGTCGGCGTCGTCAATTGGGCCAAAAAGCCCATTAAAACGTTACAGAAGAAAACTGCTAACGGGGAGTTAGCAACTGCTAACaagaagttagcatcgacttcgggagtgtttttttttttttttcccttcaaataaGGAATATCATCAACACGCAAATGTCGTGGGAACGCACACCCGCAGATGAGATGACACTacacaaaggcacaaattcttcctaatgtgtggaaaaacaagttattcgaatagaattcaatcgcaactttcttctgtccTCACTTTAAAGTGTGCAGCCcaatggatgcacggcaccacactgcccccaagaggccaaaacgcacaagAACATTCAGTTTTtgttcttactgttttttttcagttgctattatttgAATGGATCTGATTCTTATTTcacttattgttttgttttgtcattgtcctttcaagttCTGTAATGTTGCTCTTTGAAGTCTTTCTTCTCTCGCCGCTCATCACGTTGCTGTGTTGCGCAGGTGACGTTGTGGAAGGAGTCGATGGACGGCCAGTGGGCGTGTATCAGCGACGTCAGCAAAGGTCAGGGCGCCGTGTCCGCCATCGCCGACACGCAGCAGGCCGAGCAGTGACGCAAACGCACACGCGCAGTTTGTCCATATGCTTGTTAGAAATATgattgactttttgttttgttttttaaatcaatgtgttTCCTCTTGCCCATATAAGGACATTTCCGCCTCACCTACAAAATGGGCGTCAACGATTGGCTCATTAAGTCGGACTGACCGACCAATCAGGAACAGGAAACACGCGCCGGTTTCCTATTTGTAtgtaattattaataaaaaagaaaatgtgaatatgAATGCAcaatgttgcctttttttttctactattaGGAAAAATTTGACTTGCAGCTGCTTCCTCCTCTTTCTCATCTTTCTCACTTTCCTCCCGATAAGTCAATACAGAAGTATCGCCAatggtgtgtgtgtttatatatatttttaaatgaaggtAGCAGTATCCTATGAATTGCTGAATCACAatcaattttcaacatttaagtgtttttcctttttaaacaaacgaCAAAATGAGGACAAAGTTTGTTGATGGACTTTAAAACCTTTACAGGCTTTATAATACTtgatcaatgtttttctccaggaACATCACAACATAACATTTTTGTTACTTAAAGTGCACACAaatgtagacattttttttcaaatactgtTCGGAAACAATTATAAATAAGGAACAATTGTGCCTTTGttgcacttttgtgtttttttttttctaacctaaataaacaagattATCATGCAGCAAACGTAAAACATAGAaaagaaattatttttcaagtataCTACTTTGCTTCCTCCTCTTTGTGCACTATGgacgaccaaaactgccaaaattcaaaataaataaatgaaactaaaagtgaaaagaaaaattggaTATAAAAGATatgattttaaaattatatcctcaaaaatcaatatatttatattgtcCCTTTTGACTTTTAGTCATTTGAGTTTTGGCCGTTTTGGTCGTCCTCTTCATGCACCACCTTCTCATTTTCCTCCCCttcatcatcttcctcctcctcctgccccTCCCCCATCAGCCCCAAAAGTACAAAAGCAGGCCGCCACCTGAGCGCGTCCACACTTTGTCCGTCCTCCTGAAAATGAGCCTGAGTCGCAGCAAGAGGATCAGCTCGGGCGTCTCGGCCCGCCGCTCCAACGGCGGCTTTAGCGGCGTGTCGCTGCAGCAGGTGGGCGCCGCGCTGTCCCCGCTGTCGCTCAACAGGAGCCTGCTGGCCCCCCTCAACCTGGAGATCGACCCCAGCCTCTCCATGAGCCGAGCCCACGAGAAGGAGCAGATCAAAAGCCTCAACAACCGCTTTGCCTCCTTCATCGATAAGGTGAGCGCTTATAGTAACGTGCCTGCTTTGCTTCGCAAGCAGTTGCCccgctacacatctgttaaaaaaaaaaaaaaaaaaagtcaggttgatttccatttgtgcagttctagcaccctctggtggctgtttttttttagtgcaattgaattttcagtggggatattttggcccttctacgttTCAAATCCACATGACTTGTCACATGAAGGGGAACGGAATCTGCTCGTGAACACAATCAATATGTGGACCAACGCTTTATATgaaaagtgcctcaatattgttattagagattgtaggtggtttatatgcattgctgttatgtaactttatttataaagcgctttcagAACAGGCATtgttgtatacaaagtgctgtacataaacataaatatcagttttgcagtaaacaagaacattatttagtatgagctcttttttttgtgaccttttttaaatctcGCCAATGAAACTGCAGTAATTTGTGTAAACGAGACGAGCGGAGGTTTCGTGTGGCCGCATTTCTCAGAAGTGGTTTTGTGTGTTGATGTGCGACACGGATAccccggacggacggacggacggactttTCTCACGGCGTCGATGGCGCGGCTGACACAATGCCGCCATTGTCGCCGTTGGCGCGGATACATTTCAGAGCAATCGACCTCCAATTTTCATCCCACAATCCGGAtaacaatcaaaacaatcatCACATGAAAAGACTTCCCAGTAAAGTGGGAGATCAaatgtagcattagcttagcatttgtttttgttttttaagcaaaaacTCAGTGTTGGCCTTTCATTCAACGCTAGTCAGATTAGCACCTGTGTAGAATTGTCACTAAAATGTCTTAACAGAAACATTCAATTTGCTGCATTATTTTAGCTTCAGATTTTGTATGGCTAAAGCAACCATCTCAAAACATTAGCTTagccaaacacaaaatggcttcACCACATTTCAACAAGTCATTGAAGCCGCGTCCGCCACTGCGAAGACATTTCAGATTCCCACTTCACTAGTTGGTAACCCGATAAACCTTCCGGGGCCATTTTGCGATTAACAGAGtagcctttgtgtgtgtgtgtaatagtAGCCAGGACACCGGAGACGGAATCCGAGCTGACTTCTTTTCACCACCACTGAAAATGGTTCCAATATTTTGTCACATGACATCTGGTAGAAATGGTCATCATGagaggacttaaaaaaaaaaaaaaagtcccaaggATCCATGTCTGAAAAgatacaggaagtcagccattttggttcgaAGCATGTTATGCCGTTTTCATGTTATGGCTGCTGCGGAGCAAAGCAGGCAACATATTATGGCACTTTATTGACCGGAATCGGTTGTTGGATATTAATAtgcatttgatttgattaataaatgagaaccaACCAAACCAAACTTCATATTGCAAAGGGCAACTGATGTTGGGGAAGGAATCTTTTACcgataaatgacaaaaacaacccaaaacggTTTCGCTGTTACCATTTCATACAAAGTAACCAACTTGCTGTGTATTTccgtctaccaaatttcatattATGAAATCAAACTGCCTTCAGTGGCTGAATtttgaaaataacaaaaacaattttaaggATATCCTTGCCAAAAATGACGGCTTTGAACtaaaatggccaacttcctgtgtcttttttttgggcaTGGCTtctagagactttttttttttttttaatgttggtctACTAATGATAGACATATCTACCAAATCTCATGTTGCTAAGggtagctgatttttttttttttttttcaaataatgaaaaagcaaaacaataacaaaagtgaACTTGCCAACATTGCTTCgacccaaaatggccgacttcctgacagtttttgttggtcTACTCATGATGATAGACAATATGTCTACCAaaattcatgttgctaagtgaaagtGATCCGAATTTTTGAAATGAAGATTCCGGTTGCTACGACAACGTGAATTCAGTTGTGGTTATTACGACAACGCAATAAGTTGTGTTGATttttggtgttgttgttgttgttgtgtgtttcaGGTGCGCTTCCTGGAGCAGCAAAACATGATGCTGGAGACCAAGCTGGAGCTGCTGCAGGGCCAGCGGACGGGCCGCTCCAACGTGCAGCCGCTCTTTGAGGTGTACATGGCGGGCCTGCGGCGCCAGATGGACCTGGTCAACGGCGACAAGTGCAAACTGGACGGCGAGCTGAGGAACATGCAAGGCCTGGTGGACGACTACAAGCACAAGTCGGTGCACAAATTTCAAGCTGATCCGTCTTATAATTGCTGTGATTGTTTTAAAAGTGATTTTACCCGCTTGGGCGACTCTAATAAATGCGTATTTTCATTCTATCGTGAACTCCCAACTTGACTGTCATCAAGTTTCTGGTTTGTGTGTAGATACGAGGACGAGATCAACAAGAGGAACAACCTGGAGAATGACTTTGTCCTCCTGAAGAAGGTcattcataaaaacaaacaaaatctggctgggaatctttgactgtcaagTACGATTTTTTGGGAACTGCGATTCGACGATTTTCGATTGAGAACGATTTCtgatacaaaataatttgactgacgatgatttctgcttcaatttatagacccttccagtgtgacgtcacgtccaAGTGCGCCCCTTGTGGTGGAGGGCAGTGCGTCAATGCcggtgaattagaaaacagcaGCGACTGCTTAGCTGCTGCtccgcctcccggagggcaagccTAAGGGTTCATACGGCACAGTCATCACGTCTGCCTTGAGCTAATACTGTAtacgaaaaagagaaaaagtacCTGATAGAAAAtcatctgagcatatcctcgtactttttgtgggtgcaaaacagttgcgtcgtagtttggCCGTGCTCGTCTACACGTCTCGctgtcttccgcctggtttcgaatcgctgccggcagccgaaagaacgatctcgtctctctttgagccattcgaGCATCCGTCAGCCGTGGACAAGTTCACCAGAGCAGTGAtcactgatttatcaactgtttcaCACGGATTTGGTTTCTAATTCGCTCGTATTGACACCCTGCCCTCCACCACAAGGGGCGcgcttcaacgtgacgtcacaccggaaggatggatatatatatatatatatatatattatttacatgTATTAAGTTTTGAATTGTAAGGatagtgcctttttccacaaagctATAATTCTTTACAAATCACTTTTACTGTAAATCTTAAAGGCACAAAACGAAGACAATTCTACACAGTGCACACTTTAAATACGAACGCACTTTGTTGAGCTTGTTTCCCAAAGGTAGCTAACTCAAGGCTAACGCACAATGGAAAAGTGCCATTGACTTGCTAACGCTGACTAGCGCGCTATTCGCGgcacttttatcactcaaaagaacggctattcatacaaaacgcttcgggaatgtatacagagaagcatcCTAATATGACTCACTTTTATATATACTCTTCGtgttctgccaaaaaaaaaaaaaaaaaaaacttgtagagATGGAGCTACAACTTAGCTGCGTATCAGAACGcatggaaccacactgcccctaagtggccaaatcgtgtACAACATGAACCGTGCTCCCAATATCGCGAAGACAGTTATAAAATCATTTCAATAAAATTGTCTTTGGGAACATTTAAAACAAGGAGGGAAAAatgtgaaagcaaaaaaaaaagatgttgcgTGTTCGCAGGACGTGGACTCGGCTTACATGGTGAAGGCCGACCTGGAAGACAAAGTGGGAGCTCTGACCGACGAGATCAACTTCCTGCGCGCCATCTACGAGGAGGTAATACGGCGGCCGCCGATGTTCGCCGATGTTCGCCGATGTTTGCcgatcgtcgtcgtcgtcgtcatggttTTGTGGTTTTTGGTGCGTGCGCAGGAGTTGCGCGAGTTGCAGGCCAGCATCCGCGACACGTCGGTGGTGGTGCAGATGGACAACAGTCGCAGCCTGAACATGGAGCAGATCGTGGCCGAGGTCAAAGCGCAGTACGAGGAGATCGCAGCTCGCAGCCGGGAGGAGGCCGAGGCCTGGTACAAGAGCAAAGTACGAGCGTTGCCTGATGATTGTCACAACTGTTGCATCTAAGGAAAAAAGGATTGGCATTTAATTcaagaaaaataagaagaaaataaactaatctgaggagagaaaaaaataatcaggcaGTAATTCTTCAGCATACCACCAGAGGGAGCCCTGACGTCACAAGCGGTGCACGTGCAAGAGTCCAACCGATGGCGCTCTGTGCATTGTGCAACATTTGTCCGTCCGTCGGTCCGTCCGTCCGTAAGACTGTGCTTGTGGTAGCAGTTCGACCAGATGTCGGTGCAGGCCAGCCGGTTCGGAGACGAGCTCCGCGTGGTCAAGGGCGAAGTCGGCGAAGTCAACCGCCTCATCGGACGCCTGCAGAGCGAGATCGAGGCTGTCAAAGCGCAGGTACCGGCCGACGCCCCCTTCGTCTGCTTCCTGGccaccttttttattttctattttttttaaagaattactgccaagtttttgtttggttttttaaataagaaataGTACCAAGCCACGCCCCCAACACAACCTCCATGTCCTGTCACACAGAACAGCGATGAAgcaaatgaaggaaaaaaaaaagaagccatgttggtgtgtgtgaaccgattgaatcgattttttttcccagcgcgGCAGCCTGGAGAGCCAGCTGGCCGAGGCGGAGGACCGCGGCGAGATGGCGGTCAAAGAGGCCAAAGGTCGCACCCGGGACCTGGAGGACGCCCTGCAGAGAGCCAAGCAGGACATGGCCCGCCAGCTCCGAGAGTACCAGGTGAGCGCTACGCTACGCTACGCTACGCTAACgtcaccacaaaaaaacaaaacaaagccatCGCGTTTACTTTCTGCCACAAGAGGGAGCCCTCACTTTGAGAAACACTTTTCATTGACCCGCCCATAGGACCTGATGAATCTCAAGCTGGCTCTGGACATCGAGATCGCCACCTACAGGAAGCTGTTGGAAGGGGAGGAGGACAGGTAAGGAAGTTGGCCGTATTGCTACCCAACTTTTCTCCTGACGTTTTTGCTGGTCGCTTGGCAGACTGGGACAACAAACCATCGTCAACATCCAGGCCGTCAGCAACTACAGTAAGTTAGCAAAATTGCTCgatgacctccgccaaggcctgCAAACGCACCGATTACTCGATTGTTTTTTTGAAGTAACTTTATTGATGACTTGATTTTGAAAGTAATTTCCTccctgattacttgatttaaaaaaaaagtaatttacaaCTGAGTTACTTTACCGATGACTTTATTATATAAGTAAGTGTTGCACTGATAACTTGATTTCCGAAAGTAgcttactttactgattacttgattgcaaaagtaacttagttactttattaACGTGGTATTCCATCGACCAGGCAGCAGAAGTTCCAACGGCAACTACCAGAGCGCCGGCGTCTCTTCGCCTCCGAAGCTTCTCATCAAGACCACCGAGACTCGAGACCACAGCAGATACAGTAtgcgctaagctagcattagcgccCGCATTGACCATTACGTAACAATTTAGTAGCCAATGAGACAACTTCTAGATCGGAAATGGAATTTTTCTTAGTTTCAAACTAACATTCTGCTATACCTTCAATATTGCCTTCAAATGTATTCAAGCGATTGTTTGTTGTATCAGTAATTT
Encoded here:
- the sec13 gene encoding protein SEC13 homolog; the encoded protein is MVSVINTVDTSHEDMIHDAQMDYYGTRLATCSSDRTLKIFDVRNGGQILVADLRGHEGPVWQVAWAHPMFGNILASCSYDRKVIVWKEENGAWDKMYEYTGHESSVNSVCWGPYEFGLILACGSSDGAISLLAFTGEQQWDVKKINNAHTIGCNAVSWAPAVVPGSLIEQPSGQKPNYVKRFVSGGCDNLVKLWKEEDGQWKEEQKLEAHSDWVRDVGWAPSIGLPTSTIASCSQDGRVYIWTCDDPAGNAWTAKLLHKFNDVVWHVSWSITGNILAVSGGDNKVTLWKESMDGQWACISDVSKGQGAVSAIADTQQAEQ
- the LOC144023280 gene encoding keratin, type II cytoskeletal 8 isoform X1, whose translation is MSLSRSKRISSGVSARRSNGGFSGVSLQQVGAALSPLSLNRSLLAPLNLEIDPSLSMSRAHEKEQIKSLNNRFASFIDKVRFLEQQNMMLETKLELLQGQRTGRSNVQPLFEVYMAGLRRQMDLVNGDKCKLDGELRNMQGLVDDYKHKYEDEINKRNNLENDFVLLKKDVDSAYMVKADLEDKVGALTDEINFLRAIYEEELRELQASIRDTSVVVQMDNSRSLNMEQIVAEVKAQYEEIAARSREEAEAWYKSKFDQMSVQASRFGDELRVVKGEVGEVNRLIGRLQSEIEAVKAQRGSLESQLAEAEDRGEMAVKEAKGRTRDLEDALQRAKQDMARQLREYQDLMNLKLALDIEIATYRKLLEGEEDRLGQQTIVNIQAVSNYSSRSSNGNYQSAGVSSPPKLLIKTTETRDHSRYSMR
- the LOC144023280 gene encoding keratin, type II cytoskeletal 8 isoform X2, producing MMLETKLELLQGQRTGRSNVQPLFEVYMAGLRRQMDLVNGDKCKLDGELRNMQGLVDDYKHKYEDEINKRNNLENDFVLLKKDVDSAYMVKADLEDKVGALTDEINFLRAIYEEELRELQASIRDTSVVVQMDNSRSLNMEQIVAEVKAQYEEIAARSREEAEAWYKSKFDQMSVQASRFGDELRVVKGEVGEVNRLIGRLQSEIEAVKAQRGSLESQLAEAEDRGEMAVKEAKGRTRDLEDALQRAKQDMARQLREYQDLMNLKLALDIEIATYRKLLEGEEDRLGQQTIVNIQAVSNYSSRSSNGNYQSAGVSSPPKLLIKTTETRDHSRYSMR